In a single window of the Rhizoctonia solani chromosome 16, complete sequence genome:
- a CDS encoding Rho GTPase-activating protein 27: protein MASPVPHFDRHLSVLKSGYLFFFSERIRIEGQYIEELKALYKRMKQQDTALEIGMEYSQARAAWREVRESLDREIQSRTAFCTAVNTDVIRPLRELRDTQERTRQRIHEDMKESQSAYTDCAENQLPRAQKQYRRKCQEAEESRMAPAMPMPLNAHASSNSVDLGRPLFSPSQEAFSPPPSYANLHSPEGNHTHPAPNPAAATSSTGLVNVTSRGEGLDRARSPPPQAGPRAAIQDFTQHSKKGLNQLKSFLDGKRDVGGSLREGSERGNAALRNVRARREAEEADKEYRHVVYKLETLRRWRGNVIRAGFTSLETFMVDLSLEVTKVLQRYTDTLIATATTNTQFATQSQSIVSQVSPEREVLAAHQLIPEHISRVLPKRTLYQNYTYGDSLDLIFGFSLLDYAAARNLEDGAVPGLVAKAVQAVDERGLDSEGIYRISGRQAVVQDLIHRIERDEANFEFEKTIDVFCIASLLKRYLRELPEPLFKFPLAERLQHSAGRKWVYDASWEATTTTGCTPVDNAGVIEHLARVAARSQKNKMDARNLSIVFSGVIFGEDEIPKGSSDLLNVGTMKDTVMEDLINYAPMLFDENAHTRIEGVSPASSMFFYANATSGGDELPDYAVLNAIPVGPEKGEKAGSISGHSAKPSIHEERGGKIREGEGERKRARSCPNSVLVVRELPPEPVGEAPAKIDYGSSHTTVRVGDAPLNFSPTLPEVDFAPRLPPRPGKSIHPSSRAAALNPDRPQQQEGTTVIGNGPPPPLPARAGSVEAPALPPRRLASGVPSLDVRLPSPLPEMTFPRTPSPTPPHP, encoded by the exons ATGGCTA GTCCTGTTCCTCATTTCGACCGCCACCTCTCTGTCCTCAAGTCTGGAtacctcttcttcttttcgGAGCG AATCCGAATAGAGGGCCAATA CATCGAGgagctcaaggcactgtacaAACGCATGAAACAGCAAGATACAGCCCTGGAGATAGGTATGGAGTATAGCCAGGCGCGTGCGGCCTGGCGAGAGGTCCGCGAGAGCCTTGACAGAG AGATCCAATCCCGAACCGCATTCTGTACCGCCGTCAACACGGATGTGATCCGACCCTTGCGTGAACTTCGG GACACTCAAGAACGCACACGCCAACGGATTCATGAAGATATGAAAGAATCTCAAAGTGCCTACACAGACTGCGCAGAGAACCAGCTCCCGCGTGCTCAGAAGCAATACCGTCGCAAATGTCAAGAGGCCGAGGAATCACGCATGGCCCCTGCGATGCCCATGCCACTCAATGCACACGCATCCAGCAACTCTGTCGACCTCGGCCGCCCCTTGTTTTCCCCTAGCCAGGAGGCATTCTCCCCTCCGCCGTCCTATGCCAATTTGCACTCGCCCGAGGGCAACCACACCCACCCGGCTCCTAATCCCGCTGCCGCCACGAGCTCTACAGGCTTGGTGAACGTTACGTCGCGGGGTGAAGGTCTCGATCGGGCGAGGTCCCCTCCTCCCCAGGCAGGCCCGCGAGCTGCGATTCAGGATTTCACACAGCACA GCAAGAAAGGGTTGAACCAATTGAAATCGTTCCTGGATGGCAAACGTGACGTTGGGGGTTCACTACGTGAGGGTTCAGAGAGGGGAAATGCTGCGCTGAGGAACGTCAGAGCACGCAGGGAGGCAGAAGAAGCTG ATAAAGAGTACCGACACGTTGTCTACAAACTCGAAACTCTGCGACGATGGAGAGGGAATGTCATTCGAGCTGGGTTCACA AGCCTGGAAACCTTCATGGTCGATTTATCACTTGAAGTTACCAAGGTGCTCCAACGATACACCGATACACTCAT TGCAACAGCCACAACAAATACCCAATTCGCAACCCAATCTCAATCCATTGTCTCACAAGTTAGCCCCGAACGCGAGGTTTTAGCGGCACATCAACTCATCCCAGAGCACATCTCGCGCGTCTTGCCCAAACGAACGTTATACCAAAATTACACCTACGGCGACTCATTAGACCTAATCTTTGGGTTTTCGTTGTTGGATTATGCAGCCGCGCGTAATTTGGAAGATGGGGCCGTCCCAGGGTTGGTTGCCAAAGCTGTCCAAGCCGTGGATGAACGAG GTCTGGATTCGGAAGGAATCTATCGC ATCTCAGGGAGGCAAGCGGTCGTTCAGGAT CTTATCCACCGGATCGAAAGAGACGAGGCAAACTTTGAGTTTGAGAAGACGATTGACGTATTCTGCATTGCCTCGTTGCTCAAA CGATATCTTCGTGAACTCCCTGAACCATTGTTCAAGTTTCCGCTCGCAGAACGACTTCAGCATTCCGCAGGACGCA AATGGGTTTATGATGCTTCGTGGGAAGCTACGACGACTACCGGGTGTACACCAGTCGACAATGCGGGTGTTATTGAGCACCTAGCAAGAGTCGCCGCTCGGTCCCAGAAGAATAA GATGGATGCACGCAATCTATCGATCGTGTTCAGTGGAGTGATTTTTGGCGAAGACGAGATCCCAAAAGGAAGCTCGGATCTACTGAACGTGGGGACTATGAAAGATACCGTGATGGAAGATCTCATTAATTATG CACCTATGTTATTTGATGAGAATGCGCACACTCGGATCGAAGGTGTCTCGCCTGCCTCGAGCATGTTCTTCTACGCAAACGCCACATCCGGCGGAGACGAACTCCCGGATTATGCGGTCTTAAACGCCATTCCGGTAGGACCAGAAAAGGGCGAAAAGGCAGGGTCGATATCTGGACATTCGGCCAAACCATCTATCCATGA AGAAAGAGGCGGGAAAATCAGggaaggagaaggagaaagaaaaagagcAAGATCCTGCCCCAATTCTGTCCTAGTTGTTCGAGAACTGCCACCTGAGCCAGTTGGCGAAGCTCCTGCAAAAATCGACTACGGCTCTTCGCATACCACAGTCCGCGTAGGGGATGCACCGCTCAACTTTTCCCCAACGCTTCCGGAAGTCGACTTTGCACCGCGTTTGCCACCAAGACCCGGAAAATCAATTCATCCATCCTCACGCGCAGCCGCTCTGAACCCAGACCGACCGCAACAGCAAGAAGGCACGACAGTCATCGGGAATGGTCCGCCACCACCACTGCCTGCGCGCGCAGGATCGGTTGAGGCGCCTGCTCTGCCCCCAAGGAGGCTGGCCAGTGGTGTGCCGTCATTGGACGTGAGGTTGCCGTCACCTTTACCCGAGATGACGTTCCCCAGGACTCCGAGTCCGACACCACCACACCCATAA
- a CDS encoding small glutamine-rich tetratricopeptide repeat-containing protein beta: MPSISLISKIKSKVKHQGEVAACKIKVDTAEALGVAVHDTTPLVSLKAEASELFKSGDSKGAKRVYTRALAHTDLDPHEKAVLYCNRAAAEMKLRRFEDAIADSKRSVEADPNYSRGYERLATAQLGLHRYNDAYESYGKAIALLDDISEPTSADIARKVKIEQALAEAQRKEAGPDVLLIRNATGSMPWDKAAALRPSMNASDGTCTSAWIILEAHELFNKGCEALWELQRTETSEGTVIYGRLGAVVNITDGLLRDERAFHMTTPDWKDRYGYQAQYEAMEYNAWINQADEATIMREIRERVAGPGWDNVRPALDLTVRAWIMHAFLLRSIPDYNTAVHLLQKVQRFLTWGDHQWPDVPTSQRGVIFEHTFRRSVKRLYLHTLYQAIINNPGPNSPFSLAELKNTSAAILEDVEQHPPESEDKEKLTPGYIAAYWLYPTAEALIIDGFYHMQLALTSVPVDPVKQKANFRLAYEKYLSGAERFPKDDENHAYYLKSALECLMESGATLTETLPLMERVRKATPLMKNIWETSGMALCGRDAALQAVISFEEGVQKQLKDGTLTMNDSVTMPHSGNL, translated from the exons ATGCCATCAATCTCTTTAATATCCAAGATCAAGTCAAAGGTCAAACATCAAGGTGAAGTAGCAGCGTGCAAGATCAAGGTCGACACCGCCGAAGCCCTCGGCGTGGCCGTACACGACACAACGCCTCTAGTATCCCTCAAAGCGGAGGCTAGCGAGCTCTTCAAGAGTGGGGACAGTAAGGGTGCAAAGAGGGTTTACACCCGAGCTTTAGCTCATACAGACCTCGACCCCCATGAAAAGGCCGTGCTGTATTGTAATCGAGCCGCAGCTGAGATGAAACTGCGGAG GTTTGAGGATGCTATTGCGGACTCTAAGCGGAGCGTCGAGGCAGATCCAAATTATTCCCGCGGGTATGAACGACTAGCCACAGCTCAATTG GGTCTACATCGATATAATGATGCATACGAGTCTTACGGAAAGGCTATTGCACTCCTGGACGACATCTCTGAACCAACCTCGGCAGATATCGCGCGCAAAGTCAAGATTGAGCAAGCTCTGGCTGAAGCGCAACGCAAGGAAGCCGGACCTGATGTGTTGCTTATTCGTAACGCGACTGGAAGTATGCCTTGGGACAAGGCAGCAG CGCTGCGTCCGAGCATGAACGCTTCGGACGGGACATGCACGAGC GCCTGGATTATTCTCGAAGCACATGAG CTTTTCAATAAAGGTTGCGAGGCTCTTTGGGAGCTCCAAAGAACCGAGACTTCGGAAGGCACTGTTATTTATGGACGTCTTGGT GCTGTTGTTAATATTACAGATGGACTTTTGCGAGATGAGAGGGCGTTCCACATGACAACCCCAGATTGGAAGGATCGTTACGGCTACCAGG CGCAATACGAAGCTATGGAGTATAATGCATGGATCAATCAAGCTGACGAGGCTACCATTATGCGTGAAATTCGCGAGCGCGTTGCTGGTCCCGGCTGGGATAATGTGCGACCTGCATTAGATTTGACCGTGCGTGCGTGGATCATGCACGCCTTCCTGCTGCGCTCGATCCCCGACTATAATACCGCGGTGCACTTGTTGCAAAAGGTCCAGAGGTTCTTGACATGGGGCGATCACCAATGGCCAGATGTTCCGACTAGCCAACGTGGGGTTATCTTTGAGCATACGTTCCGCCGAAGTGTGAAACGTTTGTACTTGCATACGCTTTATCAA GCAATTATCAACAACCCAGGACCCAATTCACCATTCTCATTGGCCGAGCTCAAGAATACATCTGCTGCTATCCTTGAGGATGTCGAACAGCACCCACCCGAATCTGAAGACAAGGAAAAATTGACTCCAGGATACATTGCCGCATATTGGCTCTACCCTACTGCTGAGGCTCTAATCATCGATGGTTTCTATCACATGCAGTTGGCTCTCACTTCAGTTCCCGTCGACCCTGTCAAGCAAAAGGCGAATTTCAGGCTGGCCTATGAGAAATACCTGTCTGGAGCTGAACGGTTCCCCAAGGACGACGAGAACCACGCTT ATTACCTCAAGAGCGCTCTGGAATGCCTTATGGAGAGCGGCGCCACATTGACGGAGACGCTCCCACTCATGGAGCGTGTGCGCAAGGCCACACCCCTCATGAAAAACATTTGGGAAACTTCTGGTATGGCGCTGTGtggccgagatgccgcgctcCAAGCTGTCATCTCCTTTGAGGAAGGCGTTCAGAAGCAGCTCAAAGATGGCACGCTCACAATGAACGACTCGGTTACAATGCCCCATTCGGGAAACCTCTAA
- a CDS encoding importin subunit beta-4 has protein sequence MDPTYIKTLHDLLSQTTANDTNVIKSATSALAKNYWTSPDCIPALFEIINSSPDQSIRQLAAVELRKRVNQHQGQLWVQVPQNIRAAIKSRVTEVILANLRGSKQVTWPELIPWVEAACVAGTAAHREVGVYVLFTIMDSLMDEITERLATFFNLFGNLIRDPESAEVRVTSVRCLGQIAQYIDSHQKDEIKQFQVLIPNIMDVLADCLERSDEEGARHGFDVFETLLILETPLLSKHMPQLVEFFLRCGGNKSYETSLRIMSLNSLTWTVKYKKSRIQSLNLAKPILEGLMPIGTEEDSEDADDECPSRTAFRVIDELATSLPPSQVFPTLHTIVTQYMASSDPGQRKAALTSFAVTLEGCSEFIRPHMRQLWPLIDAGFADPHPVVRKAALSALGCTCEWLEEEVVDRHATILPVLLDMINNPDTQGAACTALDDFLEILGDTIAQYLPQLMERLSGLLDTAPNDVKGIVTGAIGSAAHAAKSGFLPYFESTMHRLQPFLVLTGEGGEQELRGIAMDTVGTLADAVGREHFRPYFQPVMNNAFEGMSLDSARLRECSYLIFGVMARVFEEEFAPYLDRVVPALIASCKQEEGGEDTAFAKELEELKKADKSGEAVDLSKLDSESIDIEDVDEEKELAVNSAIAVEKEIAADTIGTVFMYTRSHFLPYVEPCVHELVELLSHYYEGIRKSAVTSLFAVIQTFYELSSPTEWVPGSQVHVPLHQNVKDLIGHVMPEIFVMWETEDDKNVVANVCQSLSETLAKVGPGLAEQHLDTMVRFATEILEGKALCQQDPDQDDEEAEETEDQAEYDQVLISAASDLVAAFASILGSDFAVLFGQLFPLLKKYYSKNRSLSERTSTIGCMGEIISGMKGGVTPFTEDVFNLISQGFSDEDPEVRSNAAFAMGVLIENSDMDISGHYLTILTALRPYFVVAEGAPHAQFNAKDNATGCVARMLLKNSSSMPLDQVIPVFVGALPLKHDFLENRPVFRAIFHLFNNNPDVLAPHIDHLLAVFAFVLDPQSEDMIGDETRAELIRLIKVLAQRVPDKVKAVGLEAYL, from the exons ATGGAT CCGACTTATATTAAAACCCTTCATGACCTCTTGTCGCAGACAACCGCCAATGACACCAATGTGATCAAATCG GCCACATCTGCTTTGGCGAAAAACTATTGGACCAGCCCGGATTGTATTCCAGCGCTCTTTGAAATCATCAACTCATCTCCAGACCAAAGT ATCCGTCAACTCGCTGCAGTTGAGCTCCGAAAACGCGTAAACCAGCACCAGGGGCAGCTCTGGGTTCAGGTTCCTCAAAATATTCGCGCAGCCATCAAATCGCGAGTTACCGAAGTCATTCTCGCGAACCTGC GAGGTAGCAAACAGGTTACCTGGCCTGAGCTTATCCCTTGGGTCGAAGCTGCATGTGTCGCTGGTACCGCAGCCCACCGCGAGGTTGGAGTTTACGTCTTATTTACGATCATGGATAGTTTGATGGATGAAATCACCGAGCGTCTTGCTACCTTCTTCAACCTTTTTGGCAATCTTATCCGCGACCCAGAGAGTGCCGAGGTTCGAGTCACCTCCGTTAGGTGCCTTGGACAAATTGCTCAGTATATCGATTCGCATCAAAAGGACGAAATT AAACAATTCCAAGTGCTTATCCCCAATATAATGGATGTTCTCGCTGATTGCCTCGAAAGGAGCGACGAAGAAGGAGCACGCCACGGTTTTGACGTTTTTGAGACACTCCTCATTCTT GAAACACCACTTCTTTCAAAGCATATGCCACAGCTGGTTGAGTTTTTCCTACGCTGCGGAGGTAACAAGAGCTACGAGACCTCCTTGCGTATTATGTCACTCAACTCCTTGACTTGGACGGTCAAATA CAAGAAGAGCCGTATTCAAAGTCTCAATCTCGCCAAACCTATCCTTGAAGGGTTGATGCCCATCGGAACTGAAGAGGACAGCGAAGATGCCGACGACGAATGTCCCTCCAGG ACTGCTTTCCGCGTCATTGACGAACTTGCAACTTCTCTACCTCCATCCCAAGTCTTCCCTACTCTCCATACCATTGTTACCCAGTATATGGCGTCTTCGGACCCTGGCCAACGCAAAGCCGCTCTTACATCATTTGCAGTCACGCTTGAAGGTTGTTCCGAGTTCATTAGGCCTCATATGCGCCAATTGTGGCCGTTAATTGATGCGGGATTCGCCGACCCACACCCGGTTGTGCGTAAAGCAGCTTTGTCTGCGTTGGGTTGCACTTGTGAATGGCTGGAGGAAGAAGTCGTTGATCGCCATGCAACCATTCTCCCTGTACTTCTGGACATGATAAACAACCCAGATACTCAAGGAGCTGCTTGTACGGCTCTTGATGATTTCCTCGAGATTCTTGGTGATACGATCGCCCAGTACTTGCCGCAGTTGATGGAGCGCCTCTCCGGGCTTCTCGATACGGCTCCTAACGATGTCAAAGGGATTGTTACCGGTGCTATCGGATCTGCTGCACATGCCGCCAAATCTGGATTCCTACCCTACTTCGAATCCACCATGCACAGGTTGCAGCCATTCCTTGTGCTTACTGGGGAAGGAGGTGAGCAAGAACTGCGAGGTATTGCAATGGATACCGTCGGCACTCTTGCGGATGCTGTTGGCCGTGAACATTTCCGCCCATACTTCCAGCCCGTCATGAACAACGCATTCGAGGGAATGTCTCTCGACTCGGCCCGGCTCCGTGAATGCAGTTACCTCATCTTCGGCGTTATGGCCCGCGTGTTTGAAGAGGAATTTGCTCCTTATCTCGACCGCGTTGTACCAGCCCTCATTGCCAGTTGCAAACAAGAAGAGGGGGGCGAAGATACTGCTTTTG CCAAAGAACTTGAGGAATTGAAGAAGGCCGATAAAAGCGGCGAAGCTGTTGATCTGTCCAAGCTTGACTCCGAGTCTATCGACATTGAAGATGTTGACGAAGAGAAGGAGTTGGCCGTAAACAGTGCCATCGCTGTCGAAAAGGAAATTGCGGCTGATACCATCGGCACTGTGTTTATGTACACCCGCAGCCATTTCTTGCCATATGTAGAGCCCTGTGTGCACGAGCTTGTTGAGCTTTTGTCTCACTACTACGAGGGCATCCGGAAATCTGCAGTTACTTCGCTATTTGCCGTCATTCAAACCTTCTATGAATTGTCGTCTCCCACCGAGTGGGTTCCGGGAAGTCAAGTG CATGTACCACTTCACCAAAACGTCAAGGATTTGATTGGCCATGTTATGCCTGAAATTTTCGTCATGTGGGAGACTGAAGACGATAA AAATGTAGTTGCAAACGTTTGCCAGAGCCTGAGCGAGACGCTTGCTAAAGTGGGCCCAGGTCTTGCCGAACAAC ACTTGGATACCATGGTTCGTTTCGCTACCGAAATTCTTGAGGGCAAAGCACTTTGCCAACAGGATCCTGATCAAGATGATGAAGAAGCAGAGGAGACTGAAGACCAAGCCGAATACGACCAAGTCCTCATCTCCGCCGCCAGCGACCTCGTCGCCGCGTTCGCAAGCATCCTCGGGTCTGACTTTGCTGTTTTGTTCGGCCAACTTTTCCCCCTCCTCAAGAAATATTAT TCCAAGAACCGCTCTCTCAGTGAAAGGACTTCAACGATCGGCTGCATGGGAGAAATTATCTCCGGGATGAAGGGCGGTGTAACTCCCTTCACCGAGGACGTTTTCAACCTCATATCGCAAGGGTTCTCTGACGAGGATCCCGAAGTACGAAGCAACGCTGCCTTTGCGATGGGTGTGCTTATCGAAAATAGCGACATGGATATTAGCGGACACTACCTGACTATATTGACCGCTCTGAGGCCATACTTTGTTGTAGCGGAGGGTGCGCCCCATGCACAGTTCAACGCCAAAGATAATGCGACTGGCTGCGTAGCCCGGATGCTGCTAAAGAACTCGAGTTCTATGCCACTTGATCAG GTTATCCCTGTCTTTGTTGGAGCACTACCACTCAAGCATGATTTCCTCGAAAATCGACCTGTATTCCGGGCAATTTTCCATCTCTTCAACAACAACCCTGACGTCCTAGCACCCCATATCGACCATTTGCTCGCCGTATTTGCTTTCGTCCTCGATCCTCAATCCGAAGATATGATTGGGGATGAAACGCGCGCAGAGCTCATCCGACTTATTAAGGTACTGGCGCAGCGAGTCCCCGATAAGGTCAAGGCTGTTGGCTTGGAAGCATACCTGTAG
- a CDS encoding homoserine kinase: MASAHAYSIRVTLLKIRDSDPKIENSEVNANAYTKFRIMATHKFTIKVPATSANIGPGFDVVGLSLSLYLTLTVSHESYPAVSPASPPSAPNITYSGEGADQVPLDAYKNLTTRVALYVLRCNGHSYFPPSLTIHAHNEIPFGRGLGSSGAAVIAGVLLGNALGSLNLPNERLLDFALMVERHPDNVAAALFGGFIGTYLLELDEAANEAASVPLAEVLPEYPPESGPEWGKNPPSPPLGIGSFVRFNWAPEIKALAIIPQFEVSTAKARNVLPTEYSRKDLVFNLQRLAVLTTALGQSPPSPELIYEAMKDRVHQPYRKELIPGLPRILSSVTPSSHPGLLGICLSGAGPTILALATGGYTAIADEAARLFKEEGIEVIYKVLDIAGGSTVE, translated from the exons ATGGCAAGCGCTCATGCTTACAGCATCCGCGTGACCTTGCTGAAAATCCGAGACTCCGATCCCAAAATAGAGAATTCTGAAGTAAACGCCAACGCATACACAAAGTTTAGGATAATGGCGACTCATAAATTTACTATCAAAGTCCCAGCTACCAGTGCAAATATAGGCCCTGGATTCGATGTTGTCGGCCTCTCACTCTCACTATACCTCACTCTCACGGTCTCTCATGAGTCATATCCGGCAGTCTCGCCCGCATCACCACCAAGCGCACCAAATATTACATACTCCGGAGAAGGTGCTGATCAAGTACCGTTAGATGCATACAAAAACTTGACTACCCGAGTCGCACTCTATGTTCTTCGTTGCAACGGACATTCTTACTTCCCACCTTCCCTGACTATTCACGCGCACAACGAAATTCCATTTGGACGAGGCCTTGGGTCTAGCGGGGCCGCGGTTATTGCGGGAGTGCTACTAGGGAACGCCCTGGGGTCTCTAAACCTTCCCAATGAAAGGCTTCTCGATTTCGCTCTTATGGTTGAACGCCATCCTGATAATGTAGCTGCTGCACTCTTTGGTGGTTTTATAGGGACGTACCTACTAGAACTAGATGAAGCTGCGAACGAAGCCGCCTCCGTACCTCTGGCTGAAGTTCTCCCAGAATATCCTCCCGAATCTGGGCCGGAATGGGGCAAGAACCCTCCCAGTCCACCACTAGGAATTGGGAGCTTTGTTCGTTTTAACTGGGCACCAGAAATAAAGGCACTAGCAATCATACCTCAGTTCGAAGTTAGTACGGCAAAGGCTCGGAATGTACTTCCAACGGAGTATTCAAGAAAAGATCTT GTTTTTAACCTACAGAGGCTGGCCGTTCTAACAACTGCACTCGGCCAATCACCACCCAGTCCTGAATTGATATATGAAGCAATGAAAGATCGTGTACACCAACCATATCGAAAGGAGCTG ATTCCTGGGCTTCCACGCATCCTTTCGTCCGTTACACCTTCAAGCCACCCAGGGTTGCTCGGAATATGCCTTTCTGGGGCGGGGCCAACAATCCTTGCGTTGGCCACGGGGGGTTATACGGCTATCGCCGATGAAGCAGCAAGACTTTTCAAGGAAGAGGGTATTGAGGTCATATACAAAGTCCTAGATATCGCAGGAGGAAGTACTGTGGAataa